In Chrysemys picta bellii isolate R12L10 chromosome 4, ASM1138683v2, whole genome shotgun sequence, the sequence GTCCTGCAGACTAGGGCTGCATCATGCCATCCACCTCTGTGTGTAACTCGCCATTTATTCATCTCGATAGGGAATTTCTAGCATGGATCAACAACAAAACTACAGCTACTAGCATCTTGTGCTATAGACAGACACCTAGGGCCAAAATCTcccctggtgtaattccactgaatgaTTTCTATGGGGTTACACCCAGAACGTATTGGGGCCTGATACACCATTCATCTATCCCAGTAATCTTGCTgatctggggtgaaattcacccctctgcagagggccagcatgaAGCCTATGCATCATTAAATTCCATTTCAACCCTCACACTTGCCTCTGCAGATGATGAATTTCACCTATGATAAATAGATTCTCCACCAACAATGGTCTTTCTTTGATTTGCTGGACTATTATGTGACAAATGATTTCCTACTGCCCCAAGCATTCattgtttcccccctccccccaatgattGCCATGCAATTATAATTAAGAGAATTGCTACTTACTAAACAAACCCAGAGAGAATGCCTACAGGCTATGTTCAGTGATACTCACAAGCAAGCACTTCCCATTTGAAGctgcaaagaaaaaagaaacagcacAGGATAGCTCATACTGCATTTTAACAAagactaaaaaataataatgtaaaagcAGAGCAGCAAACaaggaaaaactgaaacaaagcccCTGAATCTCTTGTGAAGGAGGGACCATTGCAGGCTTGTATAAGAAACAACTACCTCATACAAGCCATGGAAACTGCATCCTAAAGCAGCAATGAAGTCCAGCCAGTCAATCAGCTTCTTGGCTGAACGCTCATTTAAATGACTCTGTCCAGCCCAGTGTATTCCATATTGATAAGCTGCAATGTTAATGTCAGTACAGGGAGAAATGGTTTTTAGTACTAAGTTTAAAGGGATGTTTTCGGGTTTTAAAACATACTCTATGtagctcagattttcaaaagtgaccaaatATTTTGAATGTCTCCATTTTCAAgtgtcctctgaaaatcaggctcctttgaaGTGTCTTAAAATTGGGTATCCCAAatctgtcacttttgaaaatttagactTGTGTTTTACTATTACCACGGTAGAATTATTAGAACTGAACTGGGGCCCAAACTGTCACGTTACCGCtattcttttttgcttgtggaaatcaGCGAAGCAACACCAGTGTGAAAGCAGAGATACACTGGTCAGTCAGGACCTCAGCTTTAAAAGTGTTACATGCAATTCAGTATTTATGCAGTGTGAAGTGCAAAAACTAAGCATCCAGCGCGGACCAACAAAAACCGATTAATCCATTTCAATTTACAAAGAGGCAGAACTATTCCTCCCCGCAACAAGATCATGCATGCAAAGCTGCCGATCAGTTTCACTTGGATCAGAGGGTCACTTTGTTGCATATACCTTATGACATTCGGGCAAGCAGAGAGTCCCTTAAAAATCCACCTGTCTGTCTGGAAAGGGCAATcgtattttaaaaacacaaaccaGGAACTCATTCTTATTCAATGGCATTCactctgcagggagcagggcattTTATGCTTACACGATTGCAGCTGCACCCCAATTTGCTGACTCTAAGGAATCTGAAGCTATTTTAAAGCAGGGATGGTGATAAGGCATTTAAACTTCAAGACATTTCATTTGTGCATTGCACAGGACCATTGGAAAACAGGAGTAATTGTTTGGCCATTAGTTCTGTGTTTGACCAGGGGGAGAGGAGTAAGATAGAGGAGTTACCACTTGAACACCGACTTGTAGCTTCTGCGGATCAGCCCCACCTCGAGCCTCTGGGAATAGCAGAGACCCCAGTGGGTTGAGAGGCCTGCTCCCAACACTGTAATTTCGTGTGCGCTTTATTGTGTCCGAACTGGCCAGAGGCGTAAAGCTGTTTCTTCTCATCCTTACAGGGGGTTGGTTCTTTGGAAGGTTGTTCTGATTGAAAATGAAGGATATTACAAGGAATGAAAAGCAGAACCACAATCTGAAATCAAAGTTCATGCCAAGATATTCCTGATGCCAGAGACACTTTCCACTTACCATAACCAGAAACCTAATCCTGCTTCTGCTCTGCAGGCAGATCTCCCATTCAAACCAATTGAGGCCTAAtgcaaagcccatggaagtcaatagaaaaattcCTCTGTGCAGAGAATCAGCACAAACTCTGTGCGCCACTGAAGTCCTATTTTGAGAATTCACATGGTGCACAGGTGTTGTGCTAAATTTAAACTTCTGGGTGGCTACAGATTCAGGCCCCTCAACTATAAAATTTCACCTGCCACCTTCTTCAAAGTTATCCATTTCTAACTATTCCCTTTACCTTAGACCCACTGCACAGAGAAGAGTTGAGATACTGCTTTAGTCTAGTAGCTGCTGTTAAAATGCTCTCTTGTCACTGCACTGTAACAGCTTTATTTCCCTTATCTCTGTGggttcaagattttttttaaacaggatgcagagaaaaaaaattgtattgaTAGTAAAATTTCCCCAAGCACTTGGAtttattttcagagctgctgtatCTTGCCAGGGAAGCAAAGAACCAAATAGTAACAGCTCCTACTGTTTTCATGGAGGAAATGCTGAGTATCACACAGGAACAAAGTCGCAGTGTTAGTGCAATTTGAGGGCAAATTATAAAACGCCAAAATTGAACTCGCCACTGAAATTTTGCTGAATCTCCTCAGAGTGTCCATTTCAATGCAGGTGTTGCCTTTGCATGACACCTTCAAAACTTTTTGCCCGTCTACAACTTCCAAATTTGTCAATCTAGGATTCTTTTGTCATCCTGTAGCTCAATAAACAGACAATTTAGATGCCACAAAAAGTTCAACAAGATTAGAAATAGGTATTAATGACAATCATCTTCACAGCACTTTACATACGCTTTGCAAAGCACAGAGAGGTAAAGGCCCAAGTTTTCAAAAGCGTGTCTAAATGTAATGGCATCACTTCCGATTTACACCAGTCTAACTGAGCCAGATTTGGCAGGTGGCCTTTAActctgagtgctgcagtttttgagTGCTCGACATGAACACGCAGAGCCTGATTGTCAAAAGATGGCGAACACCTGGACCCTAGCGGTTGCAAATGATCAGCACCTCTGAACTATCAGGCCCTGTGTCAGCATGTAAAGGTGGACACTCAATAACTGAAGCAACTTGAAAATTTGGGCGtaaggcctcaattcagcagacaatttaagcatgtgtttaagtgctttgctgaacaaggGTAGGATGCTGAATGTGGGCCTCGAGGTATGCTTACATAACCCGTGGAAGGGCGCTTCCCAGCCCAGGTCGACAGACGTGGGATAGCGGGGCTCGTGCTAGCACTCTAAaactagctgtgtagacagcactttggaGTTAtgtctcaggctggagcttgggctctgaagcctacggagggggtggggacagcaGCAGAGGCCATTACACATTCACTGCTGTTCCAACATCTGCATTTCAGTAGAGGTGCAACCGcccacaccagggctgaatttggctctCACACTGCCACTATCTTCTGTTCCGTAACATACTGATGGCTAAGGTTGGTGTTCATATCCACTTTATAGTCATAAGGGGTCATTCCCCACTATCTGTGCCTAAGTTTCTGTGTCAGAATGTCCTTATTTGCACAGAATACGTAGATgtgtctttattaaatttaaGAGTATCAGTATGAAGAGACCAGGGTACAAAAAAACCTCTCTAGTTGCCTCAGATAACGACATAtatctgtatcagaggggtagccgtgttaggctggaactgtaaaaagcaacagagggtcctgtggcacctttaagactaacagatgtattggagcataagctttcgcatgcgtctgacgaagtgggcattcacccacgaaagcttatgctccaatacatctgttagtcttaaaggtgccacgggaccctctgttgctttttacatatatCTGGATCATTAGCTGAACCAACAGCAATAGCACAAATGCACTGATGATGGTGCCTTGAAAGTTTAGCTTTCCAGGCAGATCACAGTTACAGCAGTGACCTTGACCTTTCCACAGCATTTTAGCTCTTGTGAACCAGAGTTAAAGCCAACCGAGAAGTTTATTTAAGGCTTTTGTCCAATGCTATTTATAACTTTAGAAATATGAGAGAGAGCTCACATTAAAGAATTATAGAATGAGCACCTTAAAAAGACAGATcatagcaataacaatgggggaaATGCATCATTACACATTGGAATGATCACCCTAACGCTTAAAAAGGCTGCATTGATAAACTTTGCATTCAGTTTTCCTAATATGAttatttaaacagttttaaaaataaactctctCCCATTCATGTTTGGAAACAACAAACTAAATATCTGGAAATGTATACCTGCAATAGTTCTGCTCAAAGAAGGTAATTATCCTTATAGGGGCAATACTTCAAAAGCAGTTTTTGTGATTCCATCCTGAAATGGATGGAAGATTTCTAGCAGGCACTCCACAGGGACTGTTCAGATTTGCAATATTATCTTTAATGCAGGCTCTAGTTGTGTAATTTGCCAACCCCGAATCAAGGGCAGGGATTTTCAGTAAAGACTTACAGTACTCCCAGAAGGCTTGTCTCGATGGGTATTCACTGCTTCAACATTCAAGGTGATCGTTTCCACTTTGCACCCTTCACCAAATGAAAAGAGGAACTTCAAAAGAGGAActagattttcttttaaaatcaattattctCATTACTGGCAACTGGACTCAATTGTTTGCAGAGACAATAAATAATTCAGTTTATTCTTTTGTACAGAACTTGTACATAGACAGTACTTTAAATTTAATATTAATCATGGATTCTACATGAGTGTGTCAAAGGCAACATTTTAATTACTTTCTCCTGTAGATGTTGCTGCAGAAGTGCAGCTAATAAACAAGGGCAGCCTTCACACAAAGATACATGCTGTATGGATTACAATTATTGACATGAAAACTAGTTCAAGTTCAGTTCATTCCCAGGTAAGAGTTCAAATCTCGCGGGAAAAACTGGTTTCCCGGTTAATAAATATAATCCAGAGATAATGGGTCTCTTTTAGAAGAAACTGGTTGTTactcattttataaaaatataacgTTCTCTCTCATTTGGCCTCCCCCttattttcttttaacttttaTAATAAATGTAGCACTTAAATGCTTAACAGGACATAAttttccatgtgtattttgaTATCAAATTGCCCAGCAAATTCATAAACATTCAGCTAAGTGagaaaaagggaaatatttacCGTAAGCAACTGGAGTGAGCTTGAATATGGTGTGAAGGGGGCACTTCAGATATGGCAACTCGTCTGAAACCAGACAAGGAGAAGTTAAACACGGCATGTACTGGCACAGTTTGGATCTATGAAGGAATTTTGTGGTTCCTCAGTTTGGCCTGGATCTTGCAaggacttacacacatgcttaactttaagcccatgAGAAGTCCCATGGGGTTCAAGAGGATGGCTCACTTGTTTAAAGTTAACGTGTGtgagtaagtctttgcaggatcagggccttcgtTTTCTGAAAAGCAGATGTAGAAGGTAATCGCCTCATAATTTATTTGACATCCCTTTATCTCTCCTCTTGAGTGTACTGCTGCAGTCCTGAGGGACATCCTAGAATCAGCTTTGTGCACTTCCCTCCTGCTTCAACTCTTCCCCGCCCTGAGCCACCAAGTCACAGTCCAGTCATTCCATCTAAGGGCACATTACTGCTGCTATTCAGTCTGCCAGGAGAGTTCCTCCCACCACAAGTTCTGATCACTCTGCCTTTGCAAGTGTCAGTCTCTGCTGCCAGCTTTGAAACCAAGAGACCAGGAGCTGAACCTAAGGGCTGAAAtcccagctccactgaaatcaacgggagttttaccactgacttcagtggggccaggattcctcCCAAGGTCCCTCCCGCATGGCATGGCCAGCAACACAGTCCCAACAGACAGGTCTTGAACTTAGatagggatttttttcttttgttcctaaccTGCCACCCAGTGGAAATAGCTTTCAATAGCAGACACAGACATCCCCAAAAACGGAGGCTTATAGCAAAAGTCCTCAGAGACCCACCCACTtcgggtatgtctatactgcaatgtcTACACTGTGCCAGCTGAcgtgggctcacagggcttgggctaaggggttgTTTCACTGCAGTGTGGACGTTTGGGCTCGAGCTGcaacatctacactacagttaaaGTGTCTCTTAGCCATAAccctgcgagcccgagtcagctggcatgggccggtcgtgggtgtctaattgcagtgtagacatagcttcttGCAGCCACAGGACTCTAAGGGTATCTGCCTGGTGGATCTTAAAGATCGTGGCAAACACTCCAGAAGTTTAAGAGTTCACCTCCATGTCCTCGGCTATAATTACCCTTCTCTGTGCTATATCTAGTCCCACTGCTTTCCAGAAATTGGCTAGGTGATGCTTTCGCTCTAAGTACTTACATGACCCTCATCACcactgtatctgagcacctcacaatcattaatggattttatcttcCTCGCATCCATCAGGTAAAATGGTATCACCCCCCCATttccagatgggaaactgaaacaCGGGgttgattaagtgacttgcccaatgtcatagaagtgtctgtggcagagacaggaactgAAACCCACATCTCTCAAGTCCCAATAACAGGGCCTATCCAGAATAACCTTCCTAAACTCACATGCccgaagtggctgcatttcagtggcactgcAAGGAGAACTATTTGTGAAGCACTTACAGATACTCCGGGCTAAAAGAGGCTTGAGAAGTGTAAAGTACTATAttactgaatattttttttttcaaaaagttctgtttttgtaaaaattaaatgaataatGCAAATCTCCCTTCCAGAAGCTCTGTGATGTAACCGGCAAACCCCACCCTAACACAGTGAATTTACTTTCATACCTGCGCTCTTGTCAAGGAAGTAGGCCAACAGGCATCGCATAACAGCCTGGTGAGAAATAACCAGAACACTGCCCTGACGCTCCAGCTCCATAATCACAGCTTCCAAACGCTGGACCAAGTCTTGGTACGACTAGAAATCAAGGGAAAGATTCAACAGCATAAGGATGTTTCGGGGTTTCACAAGCATGCGGAGATGCCAGAACCAAGAGCAGGGCTTAAAATTGCTTCACGTGAATCAAAACACAGgttaaaaatcttaaaatatgGAAGATATAGAAGAACCGAtagcgtggggggggggactaGATATATTTTTGGACTGGTAACTGGCCCCTAATTTTGTGGAGATAGTCAGGTCTCTAGCAACATTTTCAACagatgtaaataaaaataaataataaactaaaataaataatcaCGTCTATGGCTCTCtccctgcaatgagctccacgTAGAAGGACCCCTATGTTTGCCCACAGCCCCAAGGAAATAATACAATAACCCTCATACATTTTACAAATATGATCAAGTGGTATCACTTGCATGGCACCATGAATGAAATAGTCACTGATCAATAACCCACTGTATTACAATTACATTTGGGATGCTACCATTAGGTCTATTGCCATTTCCCACATAAatctaattttgttttaattattcccTTCTTTCCTATCTACACATACTCAGCTACATTACTTTAAACCTGCTCACCTCTCCTCCAGGATAACGATAAAGATATTTCTCTTGATCCCTCAGCGCAAACTCATCTGGGTACTGAGTTTCAATTTCTTCATATGTCATCTCTTCACACACTCCCTGGTGGAAGAGGAGTTTGTTACAAAGGAATTCACTGGGGGGAAAAGGATTGAACACAGAAGATTCTGTGCCTATGTGACGACTGTTTTACATTTCAGAACAGACAGGAGTAATTCTAACACAGCACTTCACACCTGAGAACCATGGAGCGGGCTTGCAAACATTAATTCCTTAAgcctcgcacccctcctgaaAGGCAAGCAagcatggggggaagggatagctcagtggtttgagcattggcctgctcaacccagagttgtgagttcagtccttgaggggaccacttagggatctggggcaaaatcagtacttggtcctgctagtgaaggcagggggctggactcgatgacccaaggatccttccagttctaggagataagatatctccattaacaTCCTCATGACGCAGGCAGGCTAGCTCATTTGGATGACCATGAGACTCAACCTCTGCACTGTGGGATTGAGCCCCTCTTTGGAAACTAgtttcttgagattttttttttggcctgtgttatgtgggatatcagaccaggtgatcacaatggtcccttctggctttggaatctatgaatacaaCAGAAATGACCTCAGCAAAGGAGCAAATGTTCCTCCACAAATAACTGCAATGtgttttctaatttgaattttaaaCCCAAACCTTTATGTTCTATGGCTGTggttttggttggtttgtttttaaatctgcaaatacacttctaccccgatataacgtgacccgatagaacacgaattcggatataatgcggtaaagcagtgctccaggggggcagggctgcgcactccagcggatcaaaacaagttcgatataacgtagtttcacctataacacggtaagattttttggctcccgaggacagcgctatatcggggtagagatgtaatgGAAACAAGTATTTATTTCCAGGTTATTATCTTTATAGCTTATTTGCATGAAAGATTTACAGTGGGAACCACTGAAAGCCCAACATATGCCTGTTGTGCTGTAGTTGGTTGTTGCAGGTACCTGGGACCTTGAATGTTGAGTTTTTAATGGTATCTGCTGTAAAGAGCACTGGGATACTTAGACGGGTAAAATCCGTAGGCATTTTCAATTTTACACCAAGCAGTTCTATAGCTCACTGAGGTGAGGGGTGCAATAGAAATACATAGTGTTCTGAAGCGTAATTAATGCTCAGAAAGTGTTTAGATGGGAGGGGAAAGACATTATTTCATGTTCACTATTCTTATTTACAACCCCCCAGAAGTTCAGTGTATAGCTTTGGACCATTTCCCCACTGTACTCACAGCATCGAGCTCGTTCAGAATCTTCCACTGCTCATAGGGGACCCCCAAGAACTCGGCTGTCTGGATGGTTCTCTTCAGCTGGCTCGTCCAAACCTTCAAATCCACAATCTCCTGCTCGGCAATGAATTTTTTAAGGGCTTGAGCGAACTAGAGAAATTGAAGCAGGttgggacatgataaaagta encodes:
- the PFKFB2 gene encoding 6-phosphofructo-2-kinase/fructose-2,6-bisphosphatase 2 isoform X7; this translates as MGFLYDQLPYFDCNDWPSCPGQNLYGQEINTLSQLDWCAYERQCALVALEDVKAYVTEECGQIAVFDATNTTRERRDLILNFAKENAYKVFFVESVCDDPEVIAANILEVKVSSPDYPERNREYVMDDFLKRIECYKVTYQPLDPDNYDQDLSFIKVINVGQRFLVNRVRDYIQSKIVYYLMNIHVQPRTIYLCRHGESDFNLVGKIGGDSGLSPRGKQFAQALKKFIAEQEIVDLKVWTSQLKRTIQTAEFLGVPYEQWKILNELDAGVCEEMTYEEIETQYPDEFALRDQEKYLYRYPGGESYQDLVQRLEAVIMELERQGSVLVISHQAVMRCLLAYFLDKSADELPYLKCPLHTIFKLTPVAYGCKVETITLNVEAVNTHRDKPSGSTNNLPKNQPPVRMRRNSFTPLASSDTIKRTRNYSVGSRPLNPLGSLLFPEARGGADPQKLQVGVQVLQMGSACLEPANNITCESLVSVSATK
- the PFKFB2 gene encoding 6-phosphofructo-2-kinase/fructose-2,6-bisphosphatase 2 isoform X9, with protein sequence MDDFLKRIECYKVTYQPLDPDNYDQDLSFIKVINVGQRFLVNRVRDYIQSKIVYYLMNIHVQPRTIYLCRHGESDFNLVGKIGGDSGLSPRGKQFAQALKKFIAEQEIVDLKVWTSQLKRTIQTAEFLGVPYEQWKILNELDAGVCEEMTYEEIETQYPDEFALRDQEKYLYRYPGGESYQDLVQRLEAVIMELERQGSVLVISHQAVMRCLLAYFLDKSADELPYLKCPLHTIFKLTPVAYGCKVETITLNVEAVNTHRDKPSGSTNNLPKNQPPVRMRRNSFTPLASSDTIKRTRNYSVGSRPLNPLGSLLFPEARGGADPQKLQVGVQVLQMGSACLEPANNITCESLVSVSATK
- the PFKFB2 gene encoding 6-phosphofructo-2-kinase/fructose-2,6-bisphosphatase 2 isoform X8, whose translation is MATKTDGLFMWELGNQTKAMKHFISELDFIFMGRSAEVKVSSPDYPERNREYVMDDFLKRIECYKVTYQPLDPDNYDQDLSFIKVINVGQRFLVNRVRDYIQSKIVYYLMNIHVQPRTIYLCRHGESDFNLVGKIGGDSGLSPRGKQFAQALKKFIAEQEIVDLKVWTSQLKRTIQTAEFLGVPYEQWKILNELDAGVCEEMTYEEIETQYPDEFALRDQEKYLYRYPGGESYQDLVQRLEAVIMELERQGSVLVISHQAVMRCLLAYFLDKSADELPYLKCPLHTIFKLTPVAYGCKVETITLNVEAVNTHRDKPSGSTNNLPKNQPPVRMRRNSFTPLASSDTIKRTRNYSVGSRPLNPLGSLLFPEARGGADPQKLQVGVQVLQMGSACLEPANNITCESLVSVSATK